In Ctenopharyngodon idella isolate HZGC_01 chromosome 2, HZGC01, whole genome shotgun sequence, the following are encoded in one genomic region:
- the them6 gene encoding protein THEM6-like → MEDTLLWILGALLLLFCSVDVWYYIRAVAVVVRAWFLSPVFDITGEQTTGGRVVLHDVDFCHMNNARYLRECDFARFSLYTRNGVFKGLRALGATMVVGASTVRYRRPLCIGEAFELRSRIITWDDKSFYLEQRFVSCKDGMVSAVMFCKQNVLRSSPDKILQYLCKRKVEVPEFPEDLQHWINFIAASSKNLRGESQLDNKKNE, encoded by the exons GGAGGACACACTGCTGTGGATTCTGGGTGCGCTGTTACTCCTGTTCTGCAGTGTGGATGTGTGGTATTATATACGGGCAGTGGCTGTGGTGGTCAGGGCCTGGTTCCTCTCACCTGTATTTGACATCACAGGAGAGCAGACCACTGGCGGACGAGTCGTTCTCCATGACGTTGACTTTTGCCATATGAATAATGCCCGCTACCTACGCGAGTGTGACTTTGCCCGTTTTTCTTTATACACCCGCAATGGGGTGTTTAAGGGACTAAGAGCTCTAGGGGCCACCATGGTTGTTGGGGCAAGTACTGTCCGCTATAGACGCCCACTGTGTATCGGTGAGGCGTTTGAGCTGCGCAGTCGAATCATCACCTGGGACGACAAGTCATTTTACCTGGAGCAGCGGTTTGTGTCTTGTAAAGATGGGATGGTCTCGGCTGTTATGTTCTGCAAACAGAATGTCCTGCGCAGCAGCCCAGACAAGATCCTGCAGTACTTGTGCAAAAGAAAG GTTGAAGTGCCAGAATTTCCTGAAGACCTGCAGCACTGGATCAATTTCATCGCAGCCAGCAGTAAAAACCTCAGGGGGGAAAGTCAGCTCGATAATAAAAAGAACGAATGA